A genomic segment from Sphingomonas astaxanthinifaciens DSM 22298 encodes:
- a CDS encoding LLM class flavin-dependent oxidoreductase, with the protein MRFGYWMPVFGGWLRNDPDEGPAASWDAVRDLTLRSEAKGWDLSLIAELYLNDIKGIEEPALDAWSTAAALAAVTRSIELMVAVRPNFHHPALLAKQAANIDRISNGRLALNVVSSWWKAEAEQYGLAFDQHDDRYARTAEWLTVVDGLWREARFSHQGERYQLRDAIVSPKPVRRPVVYAGGESEAAKTLIATQCDAYVMHGDPVEAIAARIADMRARREKVGGPPMPFGMAAYVIVRDTEAAAKAELERITAMPSEPPPGFANFDQWLSGTELERTLKLQEYSVSNRGLRPNLVGTPEQVAERIRAYEAVGLDLLLLQMSPQAEEMDRFADTVMAPMRAGKL; encoded by the coding sequence ATGAGGTTCGGTTACTGGATGCCGGTGTTCGGCGGCTGGCTTCGCAACGACCCCGACGAGGGTCCGGCGGCAAGCTGGGACGCGGTGCGCGACCTTACCCTGCGCTCGGAAGCAAAGGGCTGGGACCTGTCCCTCATCGCCGAGCTCTACCTCAACGACATCAAGGGGATCGAGGAGCCCGCGCTGGACGCCTGGAGCACCGCCGCGGCGCTCGCGGCGGTGACTCGCAGCATCGAGCTGATGGTCGCGGTGCGGCCCAATTTCCACCATCCCGCCCTGCTCGCCAAGCAGGCGGCCAACATCGACCGCATCTCCAATGGGCGGCTCGCGCTCAACGTCGTCTCCAGCTGGTGGAAGGCGGAGGCCGAGCAATATGGCCTCGCCTTCGACCAGCATGACGACCGCTATGCCCGCACCGCCGAGTGGCTGACCGTGGTCGACGGGCTGTGGCGCGAGGCGCGCTTCTCCCACCAGGGCGAACGCTACCAGCTGCGCGATGCGATCGTCTCGCCCAAGCCGGTCCGCCGGCCCGTCGTCTATGCCGGCGGTGAGAGCGAGGCCGCCAAGACGCTCATCGCCACCCAGTGCGACGCCTATGTCATGCACGGCGATCCCGTCGAGGCCATCGCCGCAAGAATCGCCGACATGCGCGCGCGGCGGGAAAAGGTGGGCGGGCCGCCGATGCCGTTCGGCATGGCCGCCTACGTCATCGTCCGCGACACCGAGGCCGCGGCAAAGGCCGAGCTCGAGCGGATCACCGCCATGCCCAGCGAGCCGCCGCCCGGCTTTGCGAATTTCGACCAGTGGCTGTCGGGGACCGAGCTCGAGCGAACGCTCAAGCTGCAGGAGTATAGCGTCTCGAACCGCGGGCTCCGGCCCAACCTCGTCGGCACCCCCGAGCAGGTCGCCGAGCGGATCCGCGCCTATGAGGCGGTCGGGCTCGATCTCCTGCTCCTCCAGATGAGCCCGCAGGCCGAGGAAATGGACCGCTTTGCCGACACGGTGATGGCGCCGATGCGGGCCGGGAAACTGTAG
- a CDS encoding ATP-grasp domain-containing protein produces the protein MPELAILYEHPLWFEPLFAALDRAGIDYVKISAGDHDFDPAGSPPPAPVVLNRVAMSSFLREPEHPLFYAIALLDHWRRQGATILNGPEVMAVDSSKARQLSLLQGLGLATPRTRVVHRAADLAKAAEAIGYPLLVKANVGGSGAGIMRFDSRAELEAVVAAGEAPASVDRVLLVQEAIPARDGVIWRLETLGGRFLYAINVDGAGQFDLCPADACDDERGTPIAMTAFAPPPDIVAAAERVAQAMGMDVGGVEVMVDDRDGTSKFYDINALSNFVARPVQVLGWDPHDRLVEWLKARIAEARA, from the coding sequence ATGCCCGAGCTTGCCATCCTCTACGAGCATCCCCTGTGGTTCGAGCCCTTGTTCGCGGCGCTCGACCGCGCGGGCATCGACTATGTTAAAATCTCCGCCGGCGACCACGACTTCGATCCGGCTGGCTCGCCCCCGCCGGCTCCCGTCGTCCTCAACCGCGTCGCCATGTCGAGCTTCCTGCGCGAGCCCGAGCATCCGCTCTTTTACGCGATCGCGCTGCTCGACCATTGGCGACGGCAGGGCGCGACCATCCTCAACGGCCCCGAGGTGATGGCGGTCGACAGCAGCAAGGCGCGGCAACTCTCGCTGCTGCAGGGCCTCGGCCTCGCCACCCCGCGCACCCGCGTCGTCCATCGTGCCGCCGACCTCGCCAAGGCAGCCGAGGCGATCGGCTATCCCCTGCTGGTCAAGGCCAATGTCGGCGGGTCGGGCGCGGGGATCATGCGCTTCGACAGCCGCGCCGAGCTGGAGGCGGTGGTCGCGGCGGGCGAGGCTCCAGCCTCGGTCGATCGCGTGCTGCTGGTGCAGGAAGCCATCCCCGCGCGAGATGGCGTCATCTGGCGGCTTGAGACCCTCGGCGGCCGCTTCCTTTACGCCATCAACGTCGATGGCGCGGGGCAGTTCGACCTCTGCCCGGCCGATGCCTGCGACGACGAGCGCGGCACCCCCATCGCCATGACCGCGTTCGCGCCGCCGCCCGACATCGTGGCTGCGGCCGAACGGGTCGCGCAGGCCATGGGCATGGATGTCGGCGGGGTCGAGGTGATGGTCGACGACCGCGACGGGACGTCGAAATTCTACGACATCAATGCCCTCTCGAACTTCGTCGCGCGGCCGGTGCAAGTGCTTGGCTGGGATCCGCACGACCGGCTGGTCGAATGGCTCAAGGCAAGGATCGCGGAGGCGCGGGCATGA
- a CDS encoding DUF423 domain-containing protein, translating into MSRRLTATGALIAAAAVGLGAFGAHALKDRLDTEAIGWWQTATFYLLTHAVAAVAIGLAKRPRLALAGGLLAGGSLLFAVTLYAMALGLPRWLGAITPLGGTAMIAGWLLLAWRALREG; encoded by the coding sequence GTGAGCCGGCGGCTGACCGCGACCGGGGCCCTGATCGCGGCGGCCGCGGTCGGCCTTGGCGCGTTCGGCGCACATGCGCTGAAAGATCGGCTCGACACCGAGGCGATCGGCTGGTGGCAGACCGCGACCTTCTACCTCCTCACTCATGCGGTGGCGGCGGTCGCGATCGGGCTTGCGAAGCGGCCACGCCTCGCCCTCGCCGGCGGACTGCTGGCAGGCGGAAGCCTGCTCTTCGCGGTCACTCTCTACGCCATGGCGCTGGGACTTCCCCGCTGGCTCGGCGCCATTACGCCGCTCGGCGGCACGGCGATGATCGCCGGCTGGCTGCTGCTCGCCTGGCGGGCCTTGCGAGAGGGCTGA
- a CDS encoding NAD-dependent succinate-semialdehyde dehydrogenase, with amino-acid sequence MSYEAELKLFIDGAWRQGEGDRAPVINPATGQAIAEVPLASAAELDEALEAANRAWPAWRATDVEARGAILHKAAALLRERAQDIGMLLTQEQGKPLPEAVGEVHGAAQMFDYYAEEAKRQGGRVLVRPTGQRSIVIPQPVGPTATFTPWNFPIYLLAKKVAAALAAGCTVISKPPEETPGCTGAMARALDDAGIPKGVFQLVHGVPDTVSRHIIGSPVIRKISFTGSTAVGKHLMKLAADGMKRITMELGGHAPVLVFDDCDLDKTLDMIVPQKFRNAGQVCVSPTRFYVQEGIYDAFAKGFAERTAKVKIGNGLEAETRMGPLANQRRLPAIAGLVEDARAKGARVLAGGEAGDAGFFFQPTVLADVPNEAQAMNVEPFGPLALMRSFKSEDEALHEANRLPFGLAAFVFTENGRRANRLGDGIESGMVGINTFAISSADAPFGGVKESGSGSEGGVEGLQSYQVTKAIHQA; translated from the coding sequence ATGTCCTACGAAGCCGAGCTCAAGCTCTTCATCGACGGCGCCTGGCGCCAGGGGGAGGGCGACCGCGCTCCCGTCATCAACCCCGCGACCGGTCAGGCCATCGCCGAAGTGCCGCTCGCCAGCGCCGCCGAGCTCGACGAGGCGCTCGAGGCGGCGAACCGTGCCTGGCCGGCCTGGCGCGCGACCGACGTCGAGGCGCGCGGCGCGATCCTCCACAAGGCCGCCGCCCTGTTGCGTGAGCGGGCGCAGGACATCGGGATGCTGCTGACGCAGGAGCAGGGCAAGCCGCTTCCCGAGGCGGTGGGCGAGGTCCACGGCGCCGCGCAGATGTTCGATTATTATGCCGAGGAGGCGAAGCGCCAGGGCGGCCGCGTGCTGGTCCGTCCGACCGGCCAGCGCTCGATCGTCATTCCCCAGCCGGTCGGTCCGACCGCGACCTTCACGCCTTGGAATTTCCCGATCTACCTTCTCGCCAAGAAGGTCGCCGCGGCGCTGGCGGCGGGCTGCACCGTCATTTCCAAGCCGCCCGAGGAGACTCCTGGCTGCACCGGCGCTATGGCCAGGGCGCTCGACGACGCCGGCATCCCCAAGGGCGTGTTTCAGCTGGTCCACGGCGTGCCCGACACCGTGTCGCGCCACATCATCGGCTCGCCGGTCATCCGCAAGATCAGCTTCACCGGCTCGACCGCGGTCGGCAAGCACCTGATGAAGCTCGCCGCCGACGGCATGAAGCGCATCACCATGGAGCTTGGCGGCCACGCCCCGGTGCTCGTCTTCGACGACTGCGACCTCGACAAGACGCTCGACATGATCGTCCCGCAGAAATTCCGTAATGCCGGCCAGGTCTGCGTCTCGCCGACCCGTTTCTACGTCCAGGAAGGCATTTACGACGCCTTCGCCAAGGGCTTTGCCGAACGCACCGCCAAGGTGAAGATCGGCAACGGGCTCGAGGCCGAGACCAGGATGGGACCGCTCGCCAACCAGCGGCGGCTGCCGGCCATCGCTGGCCTCGTCGAAGATGCCCGGGCCAAGGGGGCGCGCGTGCTGGCGGGCGGTGAGGCGGGCGACGCCGGCTTCTTCTTCCAGCCGACCGTGCTCGCCGACGTGCCCAACGAGGCGCAGGCGATGAACGTCGAACCGTTCGGCCCGCTCGCGCTCATGCGCAGCTTCAAGTCCGAGGACGAGGCGCTGCACGAGGCCAACCGGCTTCCCTTCGGGCTCGCCGCCTTCGTGTTCACCGAGAACGGCCGCCGCGCCAACCGGCTCGGCGACGGGATCGAGAGCGGGATGGTGGGGATCAACACCTTCGCGATTTCGAGCGCCGACGCGCCGTTCGGCGGGGTCAAGGAATCGGGGTCGGGCTCCGAGGGCGGGGTCGAGGGCCTGCAGAGCTACCAGGTCACCAAGGCCATCCACCAGGCGTGA
- a CDS encoding PepSY domain-containing protein, whose amino-acid sequence MKLRATLRRWHVWLGWIVGLPLLFWTVSGLVMVWKPIDEVRGTDLLRPLDPVTLTAPAVLPSEVAGLPLAKVSLESRAAGPRWIIELRNGPTRIADPATGQLLPSPSAADAAVEVMRRYTGTARIASVERTGADAPPLELRRPLATWQVNLSDGTHIFVDAQTGGVIATRTRWWRFYDWMFGLHVMDLKEHEDTHNVFVVGFAAVALLTVLLALVLLPLVVRRRRA is encoded by the coding sequence GTGAAGCTCCGGGCCACCCTTCGCCGCTGGCATGTGTGGCTCGGCTGGATCGTCGGCCTGCCGCTCCTGTTCTGGACGGTGTCGGGCCTCGTCATGGTGTGGAAGCCCATCGACGAGGTGCGGGGCACCGACCTCCTGCGCCCGCTCGATCCGGTCACCCTGACCGCCCCCGCGGTGCTTCCGAGCGAGGTCGCGGGGCTGCCCCTGGCCAAGGTCAGCCTCGAGAGCCGCGCCGCGGGTCCGCGCTGGATCATCGAACTGAGGAACGGCCCGACCCGGATCGCCGACCCCGCTACCGGTCAGCTGCTTCCCTCGCCAAGCGCCGCCGACGCCGCCGTCGAGGTCATGCGCCGCTACACGGGCACGGCGCGGATCGCCTCGGTCGAGCGGACCGGCGCCGATGCCCCGCCGCTCGAACTGCGCCGGCCGCTCGCGACCTGGCAAGTGAACCTCAGCGATGGCACCCACATCTTCGTCGATGCCCAGACCGGCGGGGTGATTGCGACCCGCACCCGGTGGTGGCGCTTCTACGACTGGATGTTCGGGCTCCATGTCATGGACCTCAAGGAGCATGAGGACACCCACAATGTCTTCGTCGTCGGCTTCGCGGCGGTGGCGCTGCTGACGGTCCTGCTCGCCCTTGTCCTGCTGCCGCTGGTAGTCCGCCGCCGCCGCGCCTAG
- the lpdA gene encoding dihydrolipoyl dehydrogenase — MADYDYDVLVIGAGPGGYVAAIRAAQLGLKTACAESRETLGGTCLNVGCIPSKALLHASELFEEAAHGHMAKWGITGEFKFDLAKMHDGRREAVGGLTKGVEFLFKKNKVTWLKGLAKFTAADTVEVAGQTVRAKNIVVATGSSVTPLPGVTVDQQRIVDSTGALELPEVPSHLVVIGGGVIGLELGSVWRRLGAKVTVVEYLDQILPGMDEEIRKEANKIFKKQGFEYKLGTKVTGAEATANGVTVTVEPAKGGAAETIEASHVLVSIGRRPNTEGLGLDAAGLSLNQRGQIETDHSFRTSVPGIWAIGDVIPGPMLAHKAEDEGIAVAENIAGLTGIVNHAIIPSVVYTTPEIAGVGLTEEQARAGGEVKVGKFPMMANSRAKTNGEPDGLVKVIADAKTDRVLGVWMINNLAGTMIAQAAQAMEFGATSEDIAYTCHAHPTHAEAFKEAAMAVTGKPIHV, encoded by the coding sequence ATGGCTGATTACGATTACGACGTGCTGGTCATCGGTGCCGGCCCCGGCGGCTACGTGGCCGCGATCCGCGCCGCGCAGCTCGGGCTCAAGACCGCCTGCGCCGAAAGCCGCGAGACGCTCGGCGGAACCTGCCTCAACGTCGGCTGCATCCCGTCGAAGGCGCTGCTCCACGCGAGCGAACTGTTCGAGGAAGCCGCGCACGGCCATATGGCCAAGTGGGGCATCACCGGCGAATTCAAGTTCGACCTCGCCAAGATGCACGACGGTCGCCGCGAGGCCGTCGGCGGCCTCACCAAGGGCGTCGAATTCCTGTTTAAGAAGAACAAGGTGACCTGGCTCAAGGGCCTCGCCAAGTTCACCGCGGCCGACACGGTCGAGGTTGCCGGCCAGACGGTCCGCGCCAAGAACATCGTCGTTGCCACCGGTTCGTCGGTCACCCCGCTTCCGGGCGTCACCGTCGACCAACAGCGCATCGTGGACTCGACCGGTGCACTCGAGCTTCCCGAAGTGCCGAGCCACCTCGTCGTCATCGGCGGCGGCGTGATCGGGCTCGAACTTGGGTCTGTCTGGCGCCGGCTCGGGGCCAAGGTCACCGTGGTTGAATATCTCGACCAGATCCTCCCCGGCATGGACGAGGAAATCCGCAAGGAAGCCAACAAGATCTTCAAGAAGCAGGGCTTCGAATACAAGCTCGGCACCAAGGTCACCGGGGCCGAGGCGACCGCCAACGGCGTCACCGTCACGGTCGAACCCGCCAAGGGCGGCGCGGCCGAGACGATCGAGGCGAGCCATGTGCTGGTGTCGATCGGTCGTCGTCCGAACACCGAAGGCCTCGGTCTCGACGCCGCCGGACTCAGCCTCAACCAGCGCGGCCAGATCGAGACCGATCACAGCTTCCGCACGAGCGTGCCCGGCATCTGGGCGATCGGCGACGTCATCCCCGGCCCGATGCTCGCGCATAAGGCCGAGGACGAGGGCATTGCGGTCGCCGAGAATATCGCGGGCCTCACCGGCATCGTGAACCACGCGATCATCCCGAGCGTCGTCTACACCACCCCGGAAATCGCCGGCGTCGGCCTGACCGAGGAGCAGGCCCGCGCCGGCGGCGAGGTCAAGGTCGGCAAGTTCCCGATGATGGCCAATAGCCGCGCCAAGACCAACGGCGAGCCCGACGGCCTCGTCAAGGTGATCGCCGACGCCAAGACCGACCGCGTGCTCGGCGTGTGGATGATCAACAACCTTGCCGGCACGATGATCGCGCAGGCCGCGCAGGCGATGGAGTTTGGCGCCACGTCCGAGGACATTGCCTACACCTGCCACGCCCACCCGACCCACGCCGAGGCCTTCAAGGAAGCGGCGATGGCGGTGACCGGCAAGCCGATCCACGTCTGA
- the odhB gene encoding 2-oxoglutarate dehydrogenase complex dihydrolipoyllysine-residue succinyltransferase, which translates to MGIEVKVPALGESITEATLGAWLKKPGDAVAVDEPVASLETDKVSVDVPSPVAGVFGEALVAEGDTVNVGAVIATIGEGSGAAAAPATKPAEPAAAPAPAAASTSGHEITDEQAQALRLSPSVRRAVQESGIDAASLTGTGKDGRITKEDVAKASSAPAPAAAAPAPAKASVPASPKGERSEERVKMTRLRQTIATRLKDAQNTAALLTTFNDVDMTEVIAARARYKDLFEKKHGIRLGFMGFFTKAAALAARDVPSVNARIEGDEIVYHNYLDVSVAVSAPKGLVVPVVRSADQMSFAEIERTIADFGARAKAGTLTADDMKGGTFTISNGGVFGSLMSTPIINPPQSAVLGLHRIEERPVVKDGQIVARPMMYLALSYDHRLVDGREAVTFLVRIKEAIEDPTRLLIDL; encoded by the coding sequence ATGGGCATCGAAGTCAAAGTCCCGGCACTGGGCGAAAGCATCACCGAAGCGACGCTCGGCGCGTGGCTGAAGAAGCCGGGCGACGCGGTCGCAGTCGACGAACCCGTCGCCAGCCTCGAGACCGACAAGGTCAGCGTCGACGTGCCGTCGCCGGTCGCCGGCGTGTTCGGCGAGGCGCTGGTCGCCGAAGGTGACACGGTCAATGTCGGCGCGGTGATCGCGACGATCGGCGAGGGCAGCGGCGCTGCTGCTGCTCCGGCCACCAAGCCGGCCGAGCCTGCCGCTGCACCGGCACCGGCCGCAGCTTCCACCTCGGGTCACGAGATCACCGACGAGCAGGCGCAGGCCCTGCGCCTTTCGCCCTCGGTCCGCCGCGCGGTCCAGGAAAGCGGGATCGATGCCGCGAGCCTGACCGGTACCGGCAAGGACGGACGGATCACCAAGGAAGACGTCGCCAAGGCGAGCAGCGCTCCGGCTCCGGCCGCCGCCGCGCCGGCCCCCGCCAAGGCGTCGGTCCCGGCGTCGCCCAAGGGCGAGCGTAGCGAGGAACGGGTCAAGATGACCCGCCTGCGCCAGACCATCGCGACCCGGCTCAAGGACGCGCAGAACACCGCCGCGCTGCTGACGACGTTCAACGACGTCGACATGACCGAGGTGATCGCCGCCCGCGCCCGCTACAAGGACCTGTTCGAGAAGAAGCACGGCATCCGCCTCGGCTTCATGGGCTTCTTCACCAAGGCCGCCGCGCTCGCCGCTCGTGACGTGCCGTCGGTCAATGCCCGCATCGAGGGCGACGAGATCGTCTACCACAATTACCTCGACGTCTCGGTCGCGGTCTCGGCCCCCAAGGGCCTGGTGGTGCCGGTGGTCCGCTCGGCCGACCAGATGAGCTTCGCCGAGATCGAGCGCACGATCGCCGACTTCGGCGCCCGCGCCAAGGCCGGCACGCTGACCGCCGACGACATGAAGGGCGGCACCTTCACCATTTCCAACGGCGGCGTCTTCGGGAGCCTGATGAGCACCCCGATCATCAACCCGCCGCAGTCGGCGGTGCTCGGCCTTCACCGGATCGAGGAACGGCCGGTGGTGAAGGACGGCCAGATCGTCGCCCGCCCGATGATGTATCTGGCGCTCTCCTACGACCACCGCCTGGTCGACGGCCGCGAGGCGGTCACCTTCCTGGTGCGGATCAAGGAAGCGATCGAGGATCCGACCCGGCTCCTCATCGATCTCTAG
- a CDS encoding 2-oxoglutarate dehydrogenase E1 component has product MDEIEIEQGPSWQRANWPSADLDDLNAGLDPTRSGIEKVAAKAKEKAVAAGASDAEVRRAAEDSIQAMMLIRTYRVRGHLAADLDPLGLSQRELPADLTPEFHGFTAADMDRPIFIGGNLGLETATVREIVAILRKNYCGKIGLEYMHINDLGERRFLQDRMEGRDKGVSFTPEGKQAILEKVIHGEQWEKFLARKYVGTKRFGLDGGESMIPALEAVIKYGGQAGVEEIVVGMAHRGRLNVLANVMGKPYRAIFNEFAGGSANPQDVGGSGDVKYHLGTSSDREFEGIKVHLSLQANPSHLEAVNPVVLGKARAVQVIKADAEGDKVLPILLHGDAAFAGQGIVWECLSFSGLPGYGTGGCIHFVINNQVGFTTSPQFARSSPYPSDVAKGIQAPILHVNGDDPEAVTFACKLATEFRQEFNRDIVIDMWCYRRFGHNEGDEPSFTQPLMYAAIRQHPPVSKLYGDRLVAEGVVDQAWIDARTNDFVAHLEAEFEAGATYLPNKADWFEGRWAGLNRPAEPVEGRRNTGTAIGEDEVARLGKVLTHVPADLTIHKTLQRILDAKKAMFDTGAGFDWATAEALAFGGLIAEGHNVRLSGQDSGRGTFSQRHAVWTDQKDGHKFVPLTTIEGGRFEVRDSPLSEFGVLGFEYGYSLADPRTLVLWEAQFGDFANGAQVIMDQFIASGEAKWLRASGLVLLLPHGFEGQGPEHSSARLERYLQLCAEDNIQVANCTTPANYFHLLRRQLLRDFRKPLVVMTPKSLLRHKLAVSNVGDFTGESHFKRILSDLTPPAEGQTRRLVLCSGKVAYELMEARDAAGASDVEILRIEQLYPFPAEPLVKRLAAMPALEELVWCQEEPRNNGSWFFVESYLEDCLRAAGKPLRPRYAGRAASASPATGLAKRHVAEQSALIADALGTARADAAATDAAVDTVRHAGKANA; this is encoded by the coding sequence ATGGACGAGATCGAGATCGAGCAGGGACCGAGCTGGCAACGGGCGAACTGGCCGTCGGCCGATCTCGACGATCTCAATGCCGGGCTCGACCCCACTCGGTCGGGAATTGAGAAGGTCGCTGCCAAGGCCAAGGAAAAGGCCGTCGCCGCCGGGGCCTCCGACGCCGAGGTCCGCCGCGCCGCCGAGGACAGCATCCAGGCGATGATGCTGATCCGCACCTACCGGGTGCGCGGCCACCTCGCCGCCGACCTCGATCCGCTTGGCCTCAGCCAGCGCGAGCTTCCGGCCGATCTCACGCCCGAGTTCCACGGCTTCACCGCCGCCGACATGGACCGCCCGATCTTCATCGGTGGCAATCTCGGGCTCGAGACCGCGACCGTGCGCGAGATCGTGGCGATCCTGCGCAAGAATTACTGCGGCAAGATCGGCCTCGAATATATGCACATCAACGATCTTGGGGAGCGCCGCTTCCTCCAGGATCGGATGGAAGGCCGCGACAAGGGCGTCAGCTTCACCCCCGAGGGCAAGCAGGCGATCCTCGAGAAGGTGATCCACGGCGAGCAGTGGGAGAAGTTCCTTGCTCGCAAGTACGTGGGCACCAAGCGCTTCGGCCTCGACGGCGGCGAGAGCATGATTCCCGCGCTCGAAGCGGTGATCAAATATGGCGGGCAGGCGGGGGTCGAGGAGATCGTCGTCGGCATGGCCCATCGCGGCCGGCTGAACGTCCTCGCCAACGTGATGGGCAAGCCCTATCGCGCCATCTTCAACGAGTTTGCCGGCGGCAGCGCCAACCCGCAGGACGTGGGCGGCTCGGGCGACGTCAAATATCACCTCGGCACCTCGAGCGACCGCGAATTCGAGGGGATCAAGGTCCACCTCTCGCTCCAGGCCAATCCGTCGCACCTCGAGGCGGTCAATCCGGTCGTGCTCGGCAAGGCACGCGCGGTCCAGGTGATCAAGGCCGACGCCGAGGGCGACAAGGTCCTTCCGATCCTGCTCCACGGCGACGCGGCCTTTGCCGGCCAGGGCATCGTCTGGGAGTGCCTGAGCTTTTCCGGCCTCCCCGGCTACGGCACCGGCGGCTGCATCCACTTCGTCATCAACAACCAGGTCGGCTTCACCACCAGCCCGCAGTTCGCGCGATCGTCGCCCTATCCGAGCGACGTCGCCAAGGGCATCCAGGCCCCGATCCTCCACGTCAACGGCGACGACCCGGAAGCGGTCACCTTCGCCTGCAAGCTTGCGACCGAATTCCGCCAGGAGTTCAACCGCGACATCGTCATCGACATGTGGTGCTACCGCCGCTTCGGCCACAACGAGGGCGACGAGCCGAGCTTCACCCAGCCGCTCATGTATGCCGCGATCCGCCAGCATCCGCCGGTGAGCAAGCTCTATGGCGACCGGCTGGTCGCCGAGGGAGTGGTCGACCAGGCTTGGATCGACGCGCGCACCAATGATTTCGTCGCGCATCTCGAGGCCGAATTCGAGGCGGGCGCGACCTACCTCCCCAACAAGGCCGACTGGTTCGAGGGCCGCTGGGCCGGATTGAATCGCCCGGCCGAGCCGGTCGAAGGGCGCCGCAACACCGGCACCGCGATCGGCGAGGATGAGGTCGCGCGGCTGGGCAAGGTGCTGACGCACGTTCCCGCCGACCTCACGATCCACAAGACGCTGCAGCGAATCCTCGACGCCAAGAAGGCGATGTTCGACACTGGCGCCGGCTTCGACTGGGCGACCGCCGAGGCGCTCGCCTTCGGTGGTCTGATCGCCGAGGGGCACAATGTCCGACTGTCGGGGCAGGACAGTGGCCGAGGCACCTTCAGCCAGCGTCACGCGGTCTGGACCGATCAAAAGGACGGCCACAAATTCGTGCCGCTGACCACGATCGAGGGCGGCCGCTTCGAGGTCCGCGATTCGCCGCTCAGCGAGTTCGGCGTGCTCGGCTTCGAATATGGCTACAGCCTCGCCGATCCGCGCACCCTGGTGCTGTGGGAAGCGCAGTTTGGCGACTTCGCCAATGGCGCGCAGGTCATCATGGACCAGTTCATCGCCAGCGGCGAAGCCAAGTGGCTGCGCGCGAGCGGGCTCGTCCTGCTGCTGCCGCACGGCTTCGAGGGCCAGGGGCCGGAGCATAGCTCGGCCCGGCTCGAGCGCTATCTGCAGCTCTGCGCCGAGGACAATATCCAGGTCGCCAACTGCACCACGCCGGCCAATTACTTCCACCTGCTGCGGCGCCAGTTGCTGCGCGACTTCCGCAAGCCGCTGGTGGTGATGACGCCCAAGTCGCTGCTCCGCCACAAGCTCGCAGTCTCGAATGTCGGCGACTTCACCGGCGAATCGCACTTCAAGCGGATTCTGTCGGATCTGACCCCGCCAGCCGAGGGCCAGACCCGGCGCCTCGTCCTCTGCTCGGGCAAGGTCGCCTACGAGCTGATGGAAGCGCGCGACGCCGCCGGAGCGAGCGACGTCGAGATCCTGCGGATCGAGCAGCTCTATCCTTTCCCGGCCGAGCCTCTGGTCAAGCGCCTGGCCGCGATGCCGGCGCTCGAGGAACTGGTCTGGTGCCAGGAAGAGCCGCGCAACAACGGCAGCTGGTTCTTCGTCGAATCCTATCTGGAAGATTGCCTGCGGGCCGCGGGCAAGCCGCTGCGTCCGCGTTATGCCGGCCGTGCCGCCTCGGCCTCGCCGGCGACCGGACTTGCCAAGCGGCATGTCGCCGAACAAAGCGCGCTGATCGCCGATGCGCTCGGCACCGCCCGGGCTGACGCGGCGGCGACCGATGCCGCGGTGGACACCGTGCGCCATGCCGGCAAAGCGAACGCGTAA